A genomic stretch from Ovis canadensis isolate MfBH-ARS-UI-01 breed Bighorn chromosome 5, ARS-UI_OviCan_v2, whole genome shotgun sequence includes:
- the SLC26A2 gene encoding sulfate transporter gives MSLKNEEQNDLSPKDSVKGNDQYRAPSGIHVEHEEESRNDFWQFESSNLFRHPRIHLEPQEKSDNNFKKFVIKKLEKSCQCSSTKAKNTIFGFLPVLQWLPKYDLKKNILGDMMSGLIVGILLVPQSIAYSLLAGQEPIYGLYTSFFASLIYFILGTSRHISVGIFGILCLMIGEVVDRELYIAGYDTVHAASNESSLVNQMSNKTCDRSCYAITVGSTVTFVAGVYQVAMGFFQVGFVSVYLSDALLGGFVTGASFTILTSQVKYLLGLSLPRSGGVGSLITTWIHIFRNIHKTNICDLITSLLCLLVLLPTKELNERFKSKLKAPIPVELFVVVAATLASHFGKLSEKYGTSIAGHIPTGFMPPKAPDWNLIPRVAVDAIAIAIIGFAITVSLSEMFAKKHGYTVKANQEMYAIGFCNIIPSFFHSFTTSAALAKTLVKESTGCQTQVSGVMTALVLLLVLLVIAPLFFSLQKSVLGVITIVNLRGALCKFKDLPQMWRISRMDTVIWFVTMLSSALISTEIGLLTGVCFSMFCVILRTQKPKASLLGLVEDSEVFESMCAYKNLQAKSGIKIFRFVAPLYYVNKEYFKSVLYKKTLNPVLVKAAQRKAAKKKIKRETVTLSGIQDEVSVQLSYDPLEFHTIVIDCSAIQFLDTAGIHTLKEVRRDYEAIGIQVLLAQCNPSVRDSLARGEYCKKDEENLLFYSVYEAMTFAEDSQNQKERYVPNGPSFSSD, from the exons ATGTCTTTGAAAAATGAAGAGCAAAATGACCTTTCACCCAAGGACTCAGTTAAAGGAAATGACCAGTACAGAGCTCCATCTGGGATCCATGTGGAGCATGAAGAGGAATCACGTAATGACTTCTGGCAGTTTGAGTCCAGTAATCTTTTTAGACACCCTAGGATCCATTTGGAGCCTCAAGAGAAATCAGATAATAACTTCAAGAAGTTTGTTATCAAAAAACTAGAGAAGAGTTGCCAGTGTAGTTCAACCAAAGCCAAAAATACcatttttggtttccttcctGTTTTGCAGTGGCTCCCAAAATATGatctgaagaaaaacattttaggaGATATGATGTCTGGCTTGATTGTGGGCATCTTATTGGTGCCCCAATCCATTGCTTATTCTCTCTTGGCTGGCCAAGAACCTATCTATGGTCTGTACACATCTTTTTTTGCCAgcctcatttatttcattttgggtACCTCCCGTCACATCTCTGTGGGCATTTTTGGAATACTGTGCCTTATGATTGGTGAAGTAGTTGACCGAGAACTATACATAGCTGGCTATGACACTGTCCATGCCGCTTCAAATGAGAGCTCATTAGTAAACCAGATGTCAAACAAGACATGTGACAGAAGTTGCTATGCAATTACAGTTGGCAGCACTGTAACCTTTGTGGCTGGAGtttatcag GTAGCGATGGGCTTCTTTCAAGTGGGCTTTGTCTCAGTCTACCTCTCCGATGCCTTGCTGGGTGGGTTTGTCACTGGTGCCTCCTTCACTATTCTTACATCTCAAGTCAAGTACCTCCTTGGACTCAGCCTTCCTCGGAGTGGTGGAGTGGGATCACTCATCACTACTTGGATACATATCTTCAGAAACATCCATAAGACCAATATCTGTGATCTCATCACCAGCCTTTTGTGCCTTTTGGTTCTTTTGCCAACCAAAGAACTCAATGAGCGCTTCAAGTCCAAGCTTAAGGCACCGATTCCTGTTGAACTCTTTGTTGTTGTGGCAGCCACATTAGCCTCTCATTTTGGAAAACTCTCTGAGAAATATGGCACCAGTATTGCTGGGCATATTCCCACTGGGTTTATGCCACCCAAAGCACCTGACTGGAACTTAATTCCTAGAGTGGCTGTAGATGCAATAGCTATTGCTATCATTGGGTTTGCTATCACTGTATCACTTTCTGAGATGTTTGCCAAGAAACATGGCTACACAGTCAAAGCTAATCAGGAAATGTATGCTATCGGCTTTTGCAATatcatcccttccttcttccacAGCTTCACTACTAGCGCAGCTCTTGCAAAGACACTGGTGAAGGAATCCACAGGCTGTCAAACTCAGGTTTCTGGTGTGATGACAGCTCTGGTTCTTTTGTTGGTCCTCTTGGTCATAGCTCCTTTGTTCTTCTCCCTGCAGAAAAGTGTCCTTGGTGTGATCACTATTGTAAATCTCCGGGGAGCCCTATGTAAATTTAAGGATCTGCCCCAGATGTGGAGGATTAGCAGAATGGACACAGTTATCTGGTTTGTTACTATGCTGTCCTCTGCACTGATCAGTACTGAAATAGGCCTGCTTACTGGGGTTTGTTTTTCTATGTTTTGTGTTATCCTCCGCACTCAGAAGCCAAAGGCTTCATTGCTTGGCTTGGTGGAAGATTCTGAAGTCTTTGAGTCCATGTGTGCCTACAAGAACCTTCAGGCCAAGTCAGGCATCAAGATTTTCCGCTTTGTGGCCCCTCTCTACTACGtaaacaaagaatattttaaatctgtCTTATACAAAAAAACTCTCAACCCAGTCTTAGTAAAAGCAGCTCAGAGGAAGGCagcaaagaaaaagatcaaaagGGAAACGGTAACACTCAGTGGAATCCAGGACGAAGTTTCAGTGCAACTTTCCTATGATCCCTTAGAGTTCCATACAATAGTGATTGACTGTAGTGCAATACAGTTTTTAGATACAGCAGGGATCCATACACTGAAAGAAGTTCGCAGAGATTATGAAGCTATTGGCATCCAGGTTCTGCTGGCTCAGTGCAATCCCTCTGTGAGGGACTCCCTGGCCAGGGGAGAGTACTGCAAAAAGGATGAAGAAAACCTTCTCTTTTATAGTGTATATGAAGCCATGACTTTTGCAGAAGACTCTCAGAATCAAAAAGAGAGATATGTTCCCAATGGTCCAAGTTTTTCCAGTGATTGA